From a region of the Deltaproteobacteria bacterium IMCC39524 genome:
- a CDS encoding NUDIX hydrolase → MQDTFVCPHCGKESQRYRNPFPTVDIIIEIEDRILLIERLNEPFGWALPGGFVDYGESLEEAAIREAREETGLNLENLQQFKAYSEPKRDPRQHNISMVFTAEAQEEPKAGDDAKHARLFSIDELPTKLCFDHATILQDYISARK, encoded by the coding sequence ATGCAGGACACTTTTGTTTGCCCGCACTGCGGGAAAGAGAGCCAGCGATACCGAAATCCCTTTCCAACAGTTGATATCATTATTGAAATAGAGGACAGGATTCTACTCATTGAGAGGCTCAATGAACCCTTCGGCTGGGCCCTTCCGGGCGGGTTTGTAGACTACGGAGAGTCACTGGAAGAGGCTGCGATTCGTGAGGCACGAGAAGAGACTGGACTTAACCTTGAGAACCTCCAGCAGTTCAAAGCTTATTCTGAACCGAAGCGCGACCCACGACAGCACAACATTTCCATGGTTTTTACCGCAGAGGCCCAGGAAGAACCGAAAGCTGGAGACGATGCCAAACACGCCCGACTCTTCTCAATAGACGAGCTACCAACGAAACTCTGCTTTGATCATGCGACTATTTTACAGGACTATATTTCAGCGAGAAAATGA